A section of the Lineus longissimus chromosome 1, tnLinLong1.2, whole genome shotgun sequence genome encodes:
- the LOC135500539 gene encoding beta-1,3-galactosyltransferase 1-like, with the protein MFTMRRWEKLRWAAWRGMLCFTVFLAVHVLQQQTQPQEQCHEAELMARLRHLQDVKRVAPKSQTIKRTKHIPSDVTKIPAEINIPREDMALLKGIMTPKLNAKDYMVLQGAIRKMRGLAAAKTKPNSSDDGMSGSWAGRGLPDLGEGEIDQSALRDETAMYTLDDGDELEQALPTISEEEYFKKQDTMVNPHYYRYMITNDSLCSGGEKPFLLILVCSQHENFPYRQAIRDTWGSIALYHKRIKLIFLVGRHEDEFWNRNIQKEYRTFKDIVQTNFTDSYRNLTLKVLSGFHWALTHCPTVEFVLKSDEDMIINVPYLVKLLFKFPLHNEIMGSINTNAPVMRYASSKWGVSRERYPLPTYPPYMSGNSYVVSTAVARTLFETSKYVPLINIEDAYITGVLARIANVEHRNVEGFTYWGSPLIEPCDFILNRKVTGTHMTPSLMYKLWKDITRRRCIDKPKTQILRPTS; encoded by the exons ATGTTTACCATGCGAAGATGGGAGAAGTTAAGATGGGCAGCCTGGCGAGGCATGCTATGTTTTACTGTCTTCCTGGCGGTCCACGTCCTCCAACAACAGACGCAGCCTCAG GAGCAGTGCCACGAGGCTGAACTAATGGCCAGGCTGAGACACCTCCAAGACGTCAAGCGGGTCGCACCAAAGTCACAAACAATAAAGCGGACCAAACACATTCCGTCCGACGTAACCAAAATCCCTGCAGAGATCAACATTCCACGAGAAGACATGGCGCTTCTCAAAGGCATCATGACACCCAAGCTCAATGCGAAGGATTATATGGTACTACAAGGTGCGATTAGGAAGATGAGGGGACTGGCCGCTGCAAAGACGAAGCCTAACAGCTCGGATGACGGGATGTCCGGGTCCTGGGCAGGCAGGGGGCTACCCGACCTGGGAGAAGGAGAGATAGATCAATCAGCGCTTAGGGACGAAACAGCTATGTATACCTTAGATGACGGTGATGAATTGGAACAAGCTTTGCCAACAATTTCCGAAGAAGAGTACTTTAAGAAGCAAGACACCATGGTGAATCCTCATTATTACAGGTACATGATCACAAATGATAGTCTGTGTTCAGGAGGAGAGAAACCCTTTCTACTTATCCTCGTCTGTTCCCAACATGAGAACTTCCCTTACAGACAGGCTATCAGAGACACATGGGGCAGCATCGCGTTGTACCACAAACGCATAAAGTTAATATTCTTAGTCGGGAGACATGAGGATGAATTCTGGAATAGAAATATCCAAAAGGAATATAGGACGTTTAAAGATATTGTCCAAACCAATTTTACAGACAGTTATAGGAATTTAACATTGAAGGTGCTATCTGGATTTCATTGGGCGTTGACGCATTGCCCAACAGTAGAGTTCGTTTTAAAATCTGACGAAGATATGATAATCAATGTGCCTTATCTCGTGAAATTACTGTTTAAATTCCCGCTGCATAATGAAATAATGGGCTCCATTAATACCAATGCTCCTGTGATGCGATACGCCAGCAGTAAATGGGGTGTATCTCGCGAGAGGTATCCCTTGCCAACATATCCGCCTTATATGTCAGGAAACAGCTATGTCGTTTCGACAGCAGTTGCCAGGACGTTGTTTGAAACTTCCAAATATGTGCCTTTGATCAATATAGAAGATGCGTATATTACGGGAGTTTTAGCTAGAATAGCTAATGTGGAACATAGAAACGTTGAAGGCTTTACCTACTGGGGAAGTCCGCTCATAGAACCttgtgattttattttaaaCAGGAAGGTCACCGGCACGCACATGACGCCATCTTTGATGTATAAGCTTTGGAAAGACATCACTAGGCGGCGCTGTATAGATaaaccaaaaacacaaataCTCCGACCCACGTCGTGA